The window GAGAACTTTGCCCACGTTTGAAAGAGACCGGTAAAGACCATCTTTGTAACCAACAGGAATCGTTGCTACTTTTGTAGGTTTTTCCAGCTTGCATGATCTTCCATAACCAACGGTACTTCCTGTCTCAAGTTGTTTAATGTTAATTATCCGTGTTCTAAGACTCAAAACAGGCTTCAGACCAATCTCTCTCGAAACAGAATTTGAGGGGTACATTCCGTAGAGAGCTAATCCCAGTCTTACCATGTTAAAATACGATTCAGGCATGGTTAATGTTGCAGCACTGTTTGCGGCATGTATAAGCGGGATCTGTATATTATTCTCCCTGAGTTCCTGAAGTATGTTCTGGAATAGGTTATTCTGTTTTTGCGTAAATGATTTGTCAGTTTCTTCTGATGAGTGAAAATGGGTGAAAATTCCTTCAATTGCCAGGCTTTCAAATTGCATAATCGTTTTAACGAGAGGAAGAGTTTTATGGAGATCTACTCCTGTGCCTCCCATTCCGGTATCAACTTCTATGTGGATCTTCGCGTCAAAAAAGTTTTTTTTTGCAACCACGGCTATTTCTTCTGCTGAGTGAAGGTTGCAAACGGTTATGCTTAATGAATATCTCAGCGCTTCGTATATCTGTTCCGGTAAAATAGGGCTCAGGAGAAGGATTGGGATCCTTATATTGCTCTCTCGTAATTCTATTGCTTCGTCAAGGAAAGCGACACCAAGCATGTCTACGTTATTTTGTGCCAATGTCTTACTGATTTCAATAGCGCCGTGCCCGTATGCATCAGCCTTTACAATTGCAAGAATCTTTCTCCCCTTTCCTGCTTTTTTTCTCACGGCTTTGACATTATGAGCTACAGCATCAAGACTAATTTCAGCCCAGGTAACGTTAAACATTTATTTTGACCTTGCAAATGGTAAATTTTACACTCATTTTAGTTTGAGCAGTAAAAAAAACAAGGTTTTTTAAAAATAAGTTGACGCAATTTAGATAGTGGCTAAAATCTACAACAAATTACAGTAATTTAATGAAAGTAGAGAATTTTTTATGGGATTAGTCGTAACTCTCCGGATAGCGGGATTAGATGACAATACTATGCTTTTAAAGCGTTCAAGATTTCCCAAGGCCATGGGAGGGATGCTGTTGGGGATAGGTTTTGTCTTTATTGTCATGTACCAGGCGGCAGAGGTTTATATCTCGATGTTATATAATTCACCGGTATTTGTGGACAAAATAGTGTTTTTTTTCATTACTATCTTACTCATCAGCTTTCCTCTTCTGGGGATTTTTTTGCTCTTTTATGACAAAAAAATAGTCGTGGATAAGAGATCCGGGGAAATTTGTGTATATATTACGTTTATGTGCATTCCTCTTAAGAGAGAACGGATTCTTTTTAACCAGGTGGATGAAATTGTTGTTGAGAATATCTGCAAGGGGAAGACCATCGCAATGATGCGTGCACGGGGGGAGGAAAAAGAAATACGTGCTGGCCACTGGCTGATCAGCTTGCGTGGTAAAGAGTTGGGTAAAAGGTATTTTGATAGATATCCCAAAAAAGAGGAAATATTTTTGTGTGCGGAAAATCTATCCCGTTTGACTTCAAAGAAAGTTGTGATAAATTGAAAGTGAATTTATGCTCCCTGGGAACTTCGACAGATGGATAAGCTTAAAATCGGTGTTGTCCCATATTTGAATGCTAAACCACTGATATATGGACTGGAGGAGATGCATGATGAAGTCGATCTGGTGTATGCTGTTCCTTCTGTCTTACCGACAATTTTTGAGGAAGGTAAGCTGGATGTGGTGCTGATGCCTTCCGTAAACTATTTCTGCAGCAACAATGCATACAAAATCATTCCTGGTTGTTCAATTTCTTCAAATGGGTCGGTAGAAAGCGTAAAATTGTTTATCAGAGCTCCGAAGATCGAAATGATCAAGGTTGTTGCGCTTGACAGGAATTCTTTAACATCCTGTGTGCTTACAAAAATAATTCTTTTAAAAAGGTATTCGATAAAACCTGAGTACATAGTGTTGGAAGATAAAAGTAAGGTGAATGATGAAGGTATTGATGCTTTTCTTATTATAGGGGACAACGCAATGAAGCTCAGTGAAGAGGGATTTCGTGTGCTGGATCTGGGGTCTGAGTGGAAAGAGATGGTTGGTTTTCCTTTTGTTTATGCAGTATGGGTTACCAGGTCTGGCTCTCAACTGTCTGGGGTAAATAAGCTTTTTAAGGATGCAAAAGAGAGAGGGCTGATGTCCTTAGACAGAATTGCATCTGTAGAATCTGAAAGAGTTCATTTAGAAAAAGAGCGCTGTTTAAGGTACCTCAGGGATTCAATAAAGTACCAGCTTGGTGAACAGGAAATAAGGGGATTGGAAACATTTTATCGTTGTGCTTTAGAATTGGGTGAAGTTTGTGAGGGTGTGAAGATTGAATTTAATGACGTCTGAAATTGACGATATAGTGTGTCGGCAGAGAAGATTTTCCTCTGAAGAAGGGGTAAGACTTCTAAAATCTTCTGATTTGATTGGATTGGGAGCTGCTGCAGACAGGTTTTGTCAGGAACTTCACCCGGAACCTTATAGGACATATATAATTGACCGCAACATAAACTATACCAATGTCTGTATTTCTGGCTGTAAATTTTGTGCTTTTTATAAAGCTGAGGATAGCACTGAGGGGTATCTGATATCGAAAAGTGAAATTTTTAAGAAAATAGAGGAAACTGTGCAATTAGGGGGGAGGCAAATCCTGATGCAGGGGGGGCTGCGACCTGATTTGAAAATAGGCTTCTATCTTGATCTTTTGCGGTCGATAAAAGAGCGGTTTCCCGTACACATTCACTCGTTTTCTCCTCCTGAAATAGTATACTTTTCAGAATTAAATGATATACGGATCAGGGAAATTCTGATATTATTGAGAGATGCGGGGCTTGACACAATTCCAGGAGGAGGTGCTGAAATACTGACTGATAGATGCAGAGATCAGCTAAGTCCGAACAAATGCTCTGCAGATCAGTGGCTTCAGGTAATGAGGGAGGCGCATGGCTTAGGGATAAGAAGTACGGCAACGATGATGTTCGGGCATATTGAAACCCTGGAAGAGCGGGTTGCTCATCTGGAAAGGATTCGGGAGCTTCAGGATGATACGGGAGGTTTTACAGCTTTTATCCCCTGGACATTTCAGCCGAAAAATACTGCCATGGCAAAGTTCACAGGGGAAAGCAGGGGGTACGGAGCTGGCGGATTTGATTATCTGAGAACCCTTGCAGTATCACGCCTTTTCCTGGACAACATTCCCAATATCCAGGCTTCGTGGGTAACACAGGGTCCTAAGATTGCACAACTTGCATTGAAATTTGGAGCAAATGATCTGGGGAGCACGATGATTGAGGAGAATGTCGTAAAGGCGGCTGGGGTGAGCTATTGTATGGGAAAAGAGGAATTGGAATCACTGATAAGATCTATGGGTTTTGAGCCTGTTCAACGGGACT is drawn from Candidatus Scalindua sp. and contains these coding sequences:
- the alr gene encoding alanine racemase yields the protein MFNVTWAEISLDAVAHNVKAVRKKAGKGRKILAIVKADAYGHGAIEISKTLAQNNVDMLGVAFLDEAIELRESNIRIPILLLSPILPEQIYEALRYSLSITVCNLHSAEEIAVVAKKNFFDAKIHIEVDTGMGGTGVDLHKTLPLVKTIMQFESLAIEGIFTHFHSSEETDKSFTQKQNNLFQNILQELRENNIQIPLIHAANSAATLTMPESYFNMVRLGLALYGMYPSNSVSREIGLKPVLSLRTRIINIKQLETGSTVGYGRSCKLEKPTKVATIPVGYKDGLYRSLSNVGKVLINGTTAPILGRICMDRCFVDITHIPDVAIGTDVVLFGSQQNESIRIESAAKLINTIPHEIVCAIGRNARRKYLVNGRAINSN
- the mqnC gene encoding dehypoxanthine futalosine cyclase; protein product: MTSEIDDIVCRQRRFSSEEGVRLLKSSDLIGLGAAADRFCQELHPEPYRTYIIDRNINYTNVCISGCKFCAFYKAEDSTEGYLISKSEIFKKIEETVQLGGRQILMQGGLRPDLKIGFYLDLLRSIKERFPVHIHSFSPPEIVYFSELNDIRIREILILLRDAGLDTIPGGGAEILTDRCRDQLSPNKCSADQWLQVMREAHGLGIRSTATMMFGHIETLEERVAHLERIRELQDDTGGFTAFIPWTFQPKNTAMAKFTGESRGYGAGGFDYLRTLAVSRLFLDNIPNIQASWVTQGPKIAQLALKFGANDLGSTMIEENVVKAAGVSYCMGKEELESLIRSMGFEPVQRDCYYEEIVNQEP
- a CDS encoding menaquinone biosynthesis protein, whose protein sequence is MDKLKIGVVPYLNAKPLIYGLEEMHDEVDLVYAVPSVLPTIFEEGKLDVVLMPSVNYFCSNNAYKIIPGCSISSNGSVESVKLFIRAPKIEMIKVVALDRNSLTSCVLTKIILLKRYSIKPEYIVLEDKSKVNDEGIDAFLIIGDNAMKLSEEGFRVLDLGSEWKEMVGFPFVYAVWVTRSGSQLSGVNKLFKDAKERGLMSLDRIASVESERVHLEKERCLRYLRDSIKYQLGEQEIRGLETFYRCALELGEVCEGVKIEFNDV